Sequence from the Actinomycetota bacterium genome:
GCAGGCAGACCGGCCGCCGCGGAAGCTGCCAGCGCCGCACGACCAGCTCGCCGACGTCGCGGGGCCGCCGCCCGCCGGCCCGCTCCAGCGTCCGCTCCAGGTCCAGGTCGCCGTCGTCGCGGCCGGGCTCGGGCCCGAGCCGGCCGACCCCGCGCCGGCGGCGGGCACCGCTCCGGGCGGCGCCCAGGAACACCCTGGCCGCCACCCGCCTGGCCTGGGCCCGCAGGTCCGGGTCGGTGGCGCCGGCGAGCGCGGCGACGAGGGCGAGGGCCCGGTCCGGGTCGCGCGCCACCAGGTCGTCGAGGGCGGCGTGGTCGAGCCGCCCGACCGCCGGCGAGATCTCGGCCAGCTCCGGGTGGGCCGCGGCCAGCTCGGCCCGGCTGGCGGTGCGCCGGGCGCCCTCGCGCAGGGCGGCGGCCGCCTCGGAGCCCTCCAGCACCTTTCCCCGGCCGCCCCGGGCTGGTCGGGCGGCCGGGTCAGGAGGGTTTGGCGGCTCCCTGGACTCGGCCAGCAGGCGGTCCAGCAGCTCGGTGAGGATCGCCTCCACGGTCCTGGCCGAGCCGTCCTCCAGGCGCACCCGGCCCGACAGCGCGGCCAGGGCGGCGTCCAGGAGGGTGGCCCTGGCGGGCAGCCGCTCGGCCACGGCTGCCTCGCCGCGCAGCGCCGCCAGCCCGCGCGCCAGGTGGACCAGGTCGATCGCGCCCCGCACCGATGCGCCGGCACGCAGCTCCGGATGCTCGCGGGTGGCCCGGACCAGGGCGACCGCCAGCCAGGCCAGCGGGCCGGTCGCGCCGGCGACCAGCTCGACGATGCGGCGCTCGC
This genomic interval carries:
- a CDS encoding MoxR family ATPase, with product MLARAEREVVGLRRQAEVLAVALETGRHVVLEGPPGTGKSTLLRCLAEEAGLGLEFVEGNAELTPARLVGAHDPALVLEGGYRPEAFNDGPLLLAMREGALLYVEELNRVPEETLNVLITALAEGEIHVPRVGRVRAGRRFRLIAAMNPFDAVGTARVSQAIADRVCRVALGYQDEAGERRIVELVAGATGPLAWLAVALVRATREHPELRAGASVRGAIDLVHLARGLAALRGEAAVAERLPARATLLDAALAALSGRVRLEDGSARTVEAILTELLDRLLAESREPPNPPDPAARPARGGRGKVLEGSEAAAALREGARRTASRAELAAAHPELAEISPAVGRLDHAALDDLVARDPDRALALVAALAGATDPDLRAQARRVAARVFLGAARSGARRRRGVGRLGPEPGRDDGDLDLERTLERAGGRRPRDVGELVVRRWQLPRRPVCL